The Vitis riparia cultivar Riparia Gloire de Montpellier isolate 1030 chromosome 10, EGFV_Vit.rip_1.0, whole genome shotgun sequence genome includes a region encoding these proteins:
- the LOC117922931 gene encoding ubiquinol oxidase 4, chloroplastic/chromoplastic-like, producing the protein MAASLSSAVFVVSVPSLKAKKGRHLGSFSSPNSFHCSPLSSSRFLSRKFHSVQATILQENEEKVTVEESFQSNSFPEDDSKGCSGAPQDSSSSSVLNRWVIKFEQSFNVFLTESVIKILDTLYHDRDYARFFVLETIARVPYFAFMSVLHMYESFGWWRRADYLKVHFAESWNEMHHLLIMEELGGNAWWFDRFLAQHIAIFYYFMTVFMYVLSPRMAYHLSECVESHAYETYDKFIKSQGDELKNLPAPEIAVRYYTEGDLYLFDEFQTARAPKSRRPKIENLYDVFLNIRDDEAEHCKTMKACQTHGNLRSPHSYPEDAFDDESGSILPQAECEGIVDCIKKSVSSH; encoded by the exons ATGGCGGCTTCTCTATCATCGGCAGTCTTTGTGGTATCCGTTCCGTCGTTGAAGGCAAAGAAGGGTAGACACTTAGGTTCCTTCAGCTCACCAAACTCTTTTCATTGCAGTCCTCTCTCTTCTTCTCGGTTCCTTTCCAg AAAATTTCATTCAGTTCAAGCcacaattttgcaagaaaacGAGGAGAAAGTAACTGTGGAGGAATCATTTCAGTCAAACAGTTTCCCTGAAGATGACAGTAAAGGATGCAGTGGGGCGCCACAAGACAGTTCATCATCCAGTGTCTTGAATAGATGGGTTATCAAGTTTGAGCAATCTTTCAATGTCTTTCTAACG GAGTCCGTGATCAAGATACTTGACACGTTGTATCATGACCGAGACTATGCAAGGTTTTTTGTACTGGAAACAATTGCAAGAGTTCCTTATTTTG CTTTTATGTCTGTTCTGCACATGTATGAGAGTTTTGGCTGGTGGAGAAGGGCGGATTATCTGAAGGTGCATTTTGCAGAGAGCTGGAATGAAATGCATCATCTGCTTATCATGGAA GAATTGGGGGGAAATGCTTGGTGGTTCGATCGCTTTCTTGCTCAACATATTGCAATCTTCTATTATTTCATGACGGTCTTCATGTATGTATTGAGCCCTAGAATGGCAT ATCACCTTTCTGAATGTGTGGAGAGCCATGCATATGAAACTTATGACAAGTTTATCAAGAGCCAAGGAG ACGAGTTGAAAAACTTACCTGCTCCTGAGATTGCTGTGAGGTACTATACTGAAGGTGACTTGTATCTGTTTG ATGAATTTCAAACTGCCAGAGCTCCAAAGTCTCGGAGGCCTAAAATAG aGAACTTGTACGACGTGTTTCTGAATATCAGAGATGATGAAGCAGAACACTGCAAGACAATGAAGGCCTGCCAGACTCATGGGAATCTCCGGTCTCCTCATTCATATCCTGAGGATGCCTTTGATGACGAGTCTGGCAGCATCCTGCCTCAAGCAGAGTGTGAGGGTATTGTAGATTGTATAAAAAAATCAGTTTCTTCTCATTAA